The nucleotide window GATCCCTCCATCTTGCGTTGTAGATCGTTGCGTGTTGTAGTTCGTAGTATCGTTGCGTGTTATAGTTCGTTGTAGAAGACCCTCTGGGGCTACATCAATTGGTATCGTATGCACTCGTCATGTGTCGGATGATGGTCCGGTTATCGAGTTAACATAAGGGTCGTGGTTGATTGTAGAATTAGTTAATATGGTGACAGTTGTGGACATTGATGCCAGTACGTGAAGTGATTGATgtacataaaagaaaaagaaaaaatatataataacaggGTGGGTGGGTGGGCAAACCAAACTATTAGCAAAATGTGATGATGGAAACTAGTTGACTTTAGCTGCTCCCATTTTTTAGGTAGGCAAGGCAATCTTAGGGGCCTGGATCTACAACAGTATTGGTTAGTTACCTTGAGGGCCCCTAGTGTTCATGCCTTGTGACCACCCTTTTCACTAGTCTACCATTCTAGATTTGGAataacattgagtttctaaagtaTATCCTTCAATGATGCTAGTAGCCATCTTTGTTGACACTTCAATACAATGCAATCAAAGCCAAGCCTCTCAACAAGGTATAAGTACTTACTTCAGCAACCGCAATTAACATGTAGTGAACTGTTGGTCCACCACCAtttaactcccatccgtcaggattagtcaaagactcacgccttttggcttgATTTCTTTTATTCTTCGTTTAAAGATCCTTCAAGATGACATTATGCTATTTTGTCCAGAAAGTAATCGTACAAGATTAATTGATGTTTGTAAAACCCGTTGGGCTGCTAGAATAGAAGGGCTCCATATCTTTGAAGAGCTTTATATTGCTATCGTCAAAACTCTGGAACTGATGGAccagaatttagataaacaaataGGTATTAACACCCAATCGAAGGCTGGACCATTACTTCTCTCTCTTAAGTCATTTGTACATCTAGTGGCATTAGTTATTACAAGGCACATTTGTGATTTAATGCTTCCTGTAACAAAGCTTTTGCAATCAAAGACTGAAACAGATATTTTGGATGGTTGTGAACttattaattctttaaaaaacttaacaatGTCGATAAGAAACAATATAGATTATCATAATGAATGGTATTCATCAGCCATTGATTTAGCCTCAAAAGTTGATATTCtagaatacaaaaaaaaaacttgtggcgGACAAACAACACGTTCAAATGTTACTGCAGATTCACCATCGCAATATTACAAACGTGTGATCACAATTCCTTTTATTGCCACACGTCATTTTTCCATGTAATTGGTCCAGCCTTCCCTTTTTCTGATTccttctaaataaataaataataaagtgtAATTAAGTAAGTCCCTAATAtagtatataaataattaaCATACCTTTTTTTATCACACTTTATCCGTCTACTCATTATTATATCGTTCCTGTACATCTGAACAAATGCATGGGTTGAGGTGTGTAtgtatcatatcacatgtatgtacatttcatcttcattatcctgatATTTccatattcttttgtttttgttatgattgtgtttaattttgctgtccatggctggtgtgatcatttgattcacctagtcatgctgatgaagcctgatattggcagaaacagcaagagtttataaatattaaaatatattcacaattgtctcactttattgtagttaatccctgttaattttagtgcttttatctatctaaaataagacgtgtaagacggaaagtttatttataaaaaatgttcttaggagattttcttatagcttagcgtttcttttcgtcaattttattaataactagataaatcggaagacaatttttggcgatttttgtacccgcaaagcttaaaTTAGCGAAAGTTTCTGGGGCTACGCCCCATACCCCACCTGGAGGGCTTACAGCGCCTCTCAGGacccccagctgctaaattcaagactagtccaaatattgctgcgcagcagcaatattttgactaagtcttgaaaaagtctggatccgcccctgttgtatttaaacataggttattgtaGCTATTACAGCTTATGTAAATAAGTTTTAACTGGAAGAAAAACCCATCTTTGTATAAAGTTGTTTGTCCATACTTTAAagtgatgtatatatatatatacttttttttaatactttttaggGAAAGTTTTTAACGCTATAgcacatctatattataatatatataaataaaatttaaaataagtaatTATAATTGGCATGCTTATTTCATGCATTTTGTTCGATTCAGATTCTAAATGGAAGAACCGCTGTATCATATAGCTTAATTAGGTGACATACATCTAAATTAGgaggtagaaaaagtttttcctcGATTTCTCGAAAAATGTAAGTTTTAGCAGAATCACCGCTGCAGCTCTTTTATCGTCAGTTTGACCACTATATTATAAAAGAGGAACGGTATTTCCAGCACCCCAGGTTCAAAAGATATGGACTATAAACAATGGTTCATTGTTAGCGATAGTCTATTTAAGCTGTTCTGCATCTTAGTTAGGATGTCACGTCATGTGATACATCCTATTTAagcggttttttttaaaacttcaagttTAGCGGATCTCCCCGGGGTGCTACGAAAAAACTAATATATTGGAGATGTTTATATGCACgtaaatattggatttattcagttagatagatgctaaaatttagttaaatgtgtgttttagacgatcaaagttttgtacatcttCACTAAGTTGTAAAACGCCTAATTATATcatacatcctaattaagctgacatctaaattaagctgtacagcttaattaagaggatttccctgactgccTGAGTCACTTGATAAtgtagaattttttaaatatttattgcatttaaaaCAGATGAAAACAAGATATATCaacatgtatatgtatataaatgtaGTTTCTGGCAGTATTTGGCTTACCTATCAATAGAGGAATTTAGTTTTTACTTTACCTGTAATTTTGAAATTGAAATAACACATACCATAATACTTGTTCTGTCTACTATATAGGGGAAACAGACTCCAtcagagaagaagaagaagaagaagaggaaatgTGGATGGAACGATTGCTAAAGCTTAAAAGAAACGGCAGTCTTGACAACATTTTCTTTGACGCAATCAATCcggaaaaaaatattcttctgacaCTGAAGTCTGGCGGTGCAGGTAGAGTTGCAGCCAGAGTTGCAGCCAACATAGAATACCATTTAAAAAGGGATTCAAAGTTAGGCAAAGAACTTGATGAATTCCCCTCAAGTTCTCAACCAAATGCAATAATGCGTAGTTTAAATAAACTATTTTGTCACCAGCTGACATTTTCACTGAGAAATGCAGATATACTGCAGTTATATAGCAGCCAAAATTAGCACAATTATAGATAATTGCCTtggatattttattatatgtgacgcaataaaagttaggaacgAAAAGCTGTTTGTTATTCTAAATATCTATAGCTTGAAGATGTGTCAAATCATAAACCACTGCCCGCTAGACAAGTCCGTCAAACAGCCTACTCCCAAGATAGGATGTGGTTTTTATGCCACCCCGCTGTGGGCAAACCTTTTAAGGTAGCGGTGTGGCAAATTACATCTCTTCTGTATGAagctttttttttcaactttccttttaaaaaaacataaaagcatATATGTACTTGTTAACAAAAGTTGGTTCTAcaatattatgaaaaaaaaaaattaaaatgttgtaacaaaaaaaatatagtcgAAAGTCTTAAAAAATGGGTGTGGCCAACTGTGAAGGGATTTGTCTcaaaagtttacagaaaaaaaaatatgtccacATGTTCAGCATAGTCTGAATTTAAATCGCGTGTCtcatttttttctcaactttaatcgttttgaaaatataCCGTAAATCAtcgtaaaactttttttttcctttttctttcaaTCACTTTTGCATCCAAATCCgctgaccaaaaattaaaatgagaCATGCGATTAGAGATCAAACACTCGTGAAGCCGAAAACGAAAGTTTCATGACGTCATCTAATGTATTTTTGAGACAGATCCCTTTTAAGAGGAGTAGGCAACCGaaaattttacgaaaaaattatttagagaTATACGTTAACGAAGTTtttgtagattagtggttatagctttcgtactctgtgcgggagaccggggttcgattactcttgacggcgattcaacatgggcgagtgaatgttaccaaagccccgggttaacccaagccatgtgagggaaattggggagatggcacactgtgtgagccgttggatgttgccgggagttgtctagtagagcgtgggccctactaattgggtctgcgtagctcaaaatgagcattaaatactctaggactctccatctaagccatggcccctcctggaaataatagacagggtatatccctcgatatttgtgaggctagccatgtaaaatatgcacatctatctatctatcactTGTGATTGTTTACAAGAAATTGAAAagagaatatttaattattcaTTAGTTATTTAAAGTGAACTTGCGGAACTCTTATTCAACATTATTTGTGCATAAGAATGCCCCCCgtcataataaaacaaaattaataattcGCAAagcatttgtttttaatatgaTGATATTTTTTCTCACGACAGGGGGTTGGAGGGTATAATATGAATATAAATGTTCAAAAACAGGAAATGTAATAATCGAGAAAACTATTCTAttcaacttttatttttgttttgtgaaaatattgttacaataaaaatataaaaatgccaaaagcaaataaaacactgcagaaaaaaaaacagcgaGGGAAACCCAAGTAATGTTTTGTCGTAGGAAGAAGAAGTTGAAAAAAACATAAGAGATGCAGGGTAAGCAGTTTTGATTTGTTCAATAAACAAGCTTCCACCTTGTTTACATTCTTtcaaataattcaatttttattttatctagaTACGATGGCAGCCTGTTCATTTCTGCACTAAAAGATGCCGTAAATATTAGAAAGAAAAGATCGAAAACACCAAGAAAAATTCGatttttgatttccgccagcgccacgcggggcggaatctttaaaatcgctagatatctatctatatatatctatatctatatatatctagatagatagagacagcacaGAGCCTGGACGCTGCACAGTCGGTGGTACAGATACTGTGTACTCTCACTTTATCGCATGGCATGGTTTGCAGGCTAACAGAAATATTCAACCTCGTGTCCAGATATCGTTTTTGAGAGTCTTGAAACCGTTCTCCTGCTGGTTATTGTTAGGGAGCTCCAGAAAGGACTAGACATAGCTGTTAAAAGATATTAATATTGCATTGCTTCCAGAATATATATTTACCTCCAGAATTCATCTTTACAGAAAATTTGATTGGGGTGTGATTGAACTAGCTTaggtaataaatattttaactcaAAGCTTTCctgtacctagctagctagctagctagctatatactgtatttttttgcatttaacagGACACAGTATTTTAAGTATAGCTATAGGCTGGCTATATATAGATAattcaatgtttacaaagttagctatagctagctagctatggaaTTTGTGTGTGCATACTAAGAGGCAAAAATGGAGTACAACATAGGCAAATTAACTTCTAACTTTACTGATTTCAGATAGAAAAGCAACTAGAATTTGTTTGTCTAACTATTAActtctctttttaaagcttacctcccacttcaaAACAACTAAATGTCACTCATATATAGCAATAGTATTTTTTGTCAAGATcaggttaaatttaaaatatttttaagtgattAACCATTTAAATATGGCAGGGGGAAATTGACAGAAGTGGAGAAAAATACAATCTTTAAGTTTACATTACGTTTTTTACAATCTAtataccaattttttttgttcaatttgCCGTTTTCTGACTTATAATTTTATTGCAGCTTTGAGGCATGCATAATGTAAACGTTGCACCGGCTGacgttaaaatatcaaaataaattgaTATTTAGATAGATgttcaggggcggatccagactttttcaagacttagtcaagactgagtcttgaatttagcagctgggggctaaattttaagctttgcgggtacaaaaatcgccgaaaaattgtcttccgatttatctagttattaataaaattgaccaaaagaaacgctaagctataacaaaatctcctaagaacatcttttataagaatcaaatctccgccctacacgtcttattttaaatagataaaaccactaaaattaacagggattaactacaataaagtgagacaattgtgaatatatttcattatttataaactcctgctgtttctgccaatatcaggcttcatcagcatgactaggtgaatcaaatgatcacaccagccatggacagcaaaataaaacacaataataacaaaaacaataagaatatgaaaagatcaggataatgaaaatgaaatatacatacatgtgatatgatacaaacacacctcaacccatgtatttgttcagatatatttgtttatttatagggctaaactcaagtttcgtttgaactttaaaagaagaattaagaagggctttttactgctttttgcatgctgaaataggaaaatgcaactttcagttaagaaagttgcaacctggaaaaaggggaacgtaatgatttggcttgaagtctacaccagactACACCTACAACAatatcttcataacaaaataaaatttttaactgatcttcatcaggtaaaatagatgggtgtggcgatatacactgtgtaaagaaagttgtaacaaactgtaacaaaccgaattgtgggtaaaatgtggtaatttttctctttattactgttgacaaggcaagtattgatagaaaaggaaaccatgtcttggggctacagttgttgattgcttctgctttaactgcctcctcaagagaaagagtcatatcacaaacaatatgggaaagggaaaatctgaataaacttttctcagatataaaaatatttgccttttggtttttaaaagcaaattgaaaacaagtatgattggaataaaaggaaggatgcaagaaaagttctatggatgtcaagattctcaaaacatcaacaagagaattatcacctatacctataccaacgatgctgagctgtatagacagtctcctgatggattggatctaaaaataatatattttaccatgaacttttactcaacaaactttgtttcttaatagtcattcgaagagttgtttattttcatcaccaaccttacttatccagatgtcaagttcttgcttctaataacaacacaaatattaattgagaaagaattcctccgcaatgctgaaaattctgttcaaagctcatattacaaaaacaatacacctttatgataattcaattgtacatgcgttcctacggctctccattgttttacaatatcggaaaaaaggaggtaaaactcgtgtttttatgagagtttgttagagacgaaagcgtgttttctccagctttttaacttccgtcgtatcaatttctttaaaattttcaggaaacgttaataataataagatacaacttatgtgtacttttcattaaaaacaaaacgtggcaagaaaagttatcacgaaaaaacgtgttttctccttaataaactcttataaaagtgtaatgtttacctcctctgattgcaaaataagctacgatggagtgttattttttccgaattatcgtaaaggtgtattagccctagctattagctaattaaatctttttgtatttggttttaatagtctgttgtataaagctctccccaactagcttttcgtagcagatatactgaaaacctttaaataaatgcaaggtgtgttggagagtaaaaaacatacttctcaccttaaagcaataattcctttatcttcacacctcgcctcagatGGAAGGTATATATCTGGACATAaattccgatgaagacttttaccaaccaagggataaatatccccagacaacaaaaatgctcgagaataaacactttctaaaagttctttttgcattttacgaacagattcaaaattatcacactttaaatcagtaagcacccgcgccaACATATCTGCTGCGGCCATAATCAATAATAGTACGGAAAGAATCCAAGTcaaaaggcgtgagtctttgactaatcctgacggatgggagttaaaactatagcctaacaggttatcagtaaccacgcagtacggaacctTAATTTCCTTTGGcggctgcgggccacatattgttggactacgcatagagtgtgaaaattacgtcacgattttgacgtcacaggccccttaggtgagatggggagggttgcgggccatagctatttgatttttgactgactgagtgactgattagtcaaaatgaatcagtcaaaatctgtaagctataatttgaaaccctctcagtctatatggtagcgacgtcacaactttgacgtcaacatcgctataggcgaattggagagggctgtgaaccatggcttttcgccgtaaaaaaattacaatttttaacgccctccgtttgcaacgcctggatcgtcgacatcttcgcttggctaacatttttcgtcaaatttacacttagtcacgcgacttatctgactaaccctggatccgcacCTGATGTTTTCAttatgtgttaaaaaattaactccAACTAGAGCACGTGCTTATCGCGAATTAACACCAGATGGAAACCAAGCTTAGTGACAAATATTTCTAGACCAATGAGAAAGCAATAAACTGGGGCGGCGGGTCAGGTAGAGCTTAATATATTTAGTTATGGACTGATCATCAGAAGATGTTGTCAGTTAAATTGTTACTTTAACTTTCATAAAactttaacttgtttttaaaatagactAAGGTTATTGCAGCTGACCGCTACACAACAGTCACACCAAACATTGGCACCATCTTTACTAAGTTGAAGCACATGAGCATAAATACAATCAATTAATACCGAtcattataaacaaatatggcagctGCTTAAAGTGTGTTATTGCGGGATGctctgttgttttttgttattcatttgttaaaagatttgtttacaacatttttatttagctatacTTCTACTTtagagaaaaataatttgagtAAGTACAGTTTAACTCTTTGGGTGGTAAATCGGTGAAATACTGGAAATATAAACAGaatgttgaaaaatattgcGTCAAACTTTTTGTAGTCTGCAAAAAAATGTGTAGGTTGTTCAGAAAATGGTAAACGAATAAGTTTTTAAGGAAAAACTAATCTATATaactagtcggtagcccgtgaATACATCCACAGGTTCGTCGTTGTTTATTAATGTATTTTGTGTCACGCTACTgctgttaccattttgcgtgacagacagacagacatatacaggtattataatatagataatagatAATACAAAAGTTGTGTCCGTCTGTGCCCAGCAAAgtgaatattatttttgaaacccTCAAAAAAACGAACCGGGGTCCCTGAACCCATTTGGAATCAAaacgttgatgacgtcatcacaagtctattcattttcttgatcagtgttttcagatttttacgatgaaggcaacgagtatacaaatttttttgttctttagagaagaactttgctgacgtcagcaaaattctaAAACCTGTATCTATATTTcattaaccgtttgtcaaaagcgcATGATCcgaaacattttcttgatcaaagTTTCACGCTATACATAGATGCAATAGGTAAACAAATTCTGGATAAAGTTTTGTGTACATTGGCTGTTTTTTACTGATGTCAGGAAAAGTTTTAAGCCCTTGTATCTTCTTAAGGGTTTgcaaaaagcacatgatcatatggtttttaaattaaaaataaatgggtTAGGCGTGCTATTGATAGCACctgcaaaatgacaaattttataagaatttaacCAGTGCACACACCCAAAAGCACACCTAAAATACTTGAGGTGTATTTTTTGGTACACacgcatcaaaatttttaagaaaaggcCTGTTCATTGCTAACCCGTATATATACTTATACAACAGCCTAACCTAAAGACCAGAATATGTAGGACCGGCGAATTCGTAGATTTCAACAGGCTAACTAGTATTTTGTAAAGGTTTTTAAAGGTATAACTTTTTTgggagtgggaggtaagctttaagtgcaaatttcaataaatttctactttttaacttgatttgtttaatgttgtttatatattttgcctATGTGATGCGTGAGGATGGCAAAACTGAAAATCACAACATGTTGTGTCACCCCACAACTCATCTCATGTCTGCCAGGTTAGATAGAATACCGTGAGGTCTTGGTATTCTATCTAATTCCGCAGACATGTAATTTTGAACATACCTTgtcaataaattaaaaattacaaggaATTTAAATTTGTGTGCGCAgcgatttttaagaatataaaatCGCCGCATAAGTATTTAGCCATGAAGAAATTATGCACGCAATGAATCaccttttcttatttttaggtTCGACATTCACAACCAACACTCGACAGAGTATAAAAGCTAGATATTTAGACAATCAGATATTCAGACAATCAGATATTCAGATTTATTTGGTTTATTGGTTACTTATTGGTAAACTTACTGGTGAACTTAATGAAATTATTAATCCCGCTGAAACTATGTGGTTATTAAATACTATGACAGAGGATTCTCTAGTTTTTAAAGGTTGTTTTTCTTGGCCACACGCCACCACGGCTATTGTGAACCCTTCGTATAGAAACTGCTGCCGTGTGGTTCTTTTACTTTCCGGTGATGTTGAAAATAATCCTGGGCCTTACTTTGTTTTATAGTCGGTACAGGGATCTTTTCATCAAGGGGATGTCAGGTTTGGAACTTTTATTGGCACACAATGTATGTGTAATTCCCTGTTTGCGATCGTTTTTGGAACTTAGGTGATCTTGATCATATCCTTTGCGAAGGAACAAAAAGTTGTACACGAGCCTAGGTTACACGAACCAGTACTTGAGTGACAGTGACCTCCCAAatagtttgactgttgaaaacgtggtcatacaaatacaaagttcagaaaatatttctcatattgttaCAAATAATAGCACTACTTTACGTACATTTCATATTTCATCACATTCCGAAAAAGGACAAGGAATGTTGGGCATTATAAGCGGCGTTAGTTTTGCTATAATTTGGGGGCAcccacaaatttatttatttgatcctcAAGCCGAAATAGTTTTGGACAAATAACCGAATGTGGTGCATCagtccttttaaaatttgattcattACAAGAAGTTGAAAACTATATACGCAAAATATATGTGTCCCCTGGTAAAGGAAGGTGTCTGGAAactcaatattttaaaatactgaCAACTGAACAGATAACTGATAACATTATGCTTTCCGTTCGTAGAAAGAGAAAACtagatcaaaacaaaaagtaccGTAAATCCGAAAGAGGCCGAGCAAAGCAAAGAGAGTCGACAAACACAGAAAAACAGAACGTGGCCAAGCTAAGATAAAAGAATCAATCAGCAAATATCAGAAAACAGGACAGGGTCAAGCTAAGCTAAAAGAGTCAACAAACACTTATAGAAAAACAGAACATGGCCAAGCTAAGCTAAAAGAGTGTATAGGCAAATATCAAAAGACGGAACAAGGCCAAGCTAAGCTAAGAGAGTCAATAGGCAAATATCAAAAGACAGAACAGGGCCAAGCTAGACTAAAAGCGTCGAtaagcaaatataaaaaaacggaaCAGGACCAAGCGAGGCAAAGGGATTCCATAACTAAATATCGTGAAACTGAGCAGGGTCAACAAACGCAAAGAATTGCAAAAAAACGACATGCAGCCCAAGAAGGTAAAACAACCAAACGTAAGCGTTTTAACATTTTGCCCGAttctaatgtaaaaataaatcaatttaaagAATGCATTGAGAATGGACCATTTTATATTTGTGTCATATGTAATCGTTCTTTGTATAAGCGGTCAATTAAATTATTTCGCCATGTCGATTATACTGCCATTTCAGAAGAGCATTTTCGTTTCAGAATACAAAGTTTTGATGGCAAAGAATATGTACAACATGCCATTCGAAACTTACGAAAGCTGTATCTAATAATCTTCAAATATTTGATCTCCCAGAATCAATGACCACATTACGACGATTGGAAAAAATCGTTATatccaaaagaattttatttaaacgaaTTGCAATAATGCCTAATCAGTGTCCCAAAATAAAAGGGGCAATCTGTAATGTTCCAATAAAAACTGATGAAATAAGCAATGTCTTACGAAGAGGAATGGATAATAATGGTGTAGTGCAAGTTGCGTTAAAGAAGAAACTCAATTTCAAATCTAACGTTTACTTAGAGTCTGTAAGGCCAGATGCTATTCGAGAAGTCCTTCACGTTTATGAACACGTTGAAAGGAACTCCTGCATATTGGAAACGATTTCTTTTTGAAGTTTTGACTATGGTGAAACAGCTAGGACTTCCAACGTTTTTTATGACTTTGTCTTGTGCAGATTTAAGATGGAATGAACTGGTTAAAATCATCACTAAATTACAAGGAAATGACATATCCGAAGAAGAAATCGACAATCTAAGTTACTATCAACGAACCGAGATTCTTAACAGTAATCCAGTTCTTTTAGCA belongs to Hydractinia symbiolongicarpus strain clone_291-10 chromosome 1, HSymV2.1, whole genome shotgun sequence and includes:
- the LOC130645635 gene encoding uncharacterized protein LOC130645635, which translates into the protein MTDNVRRETDSIREEEEEEEEMWMERLLKLKRNGSLDNIFFDAINPEKNILLTLKSGGAGRVAARVAANIEYHLKRDSKLGKELDEFPSSSQPNAIMRSLNKLFCHQLTFSLRNADILQLYSSQN
- the LOC130645624 gene encoding uncharacterized protein LOC130645624 isoform X1 — encoded protein: MRSPTICGPQPPKEIKVPYCVVTDNLLGYSFNSHPSGLVKDSRLLTWILSVLLLIMAAADMLARVLTDLKCDNFESVRKMQKELLESVYSRAFLLSGDIYPLVGKSLHRNLCPDIYLPSEARCEDKGIIALRSNPSGDCLYSSASLV
- the LOC130645624 gene encoding uncharacterized protein LOC130645624 isoform X2: MRSPTICGPQPPKEIKVPYCVVTDNLLGYSFNSHPSGLVKDSRLLTWILSVLLLIMAAADMLARVLTDLKCDNFESVRKMQKELLESVYSRAFLLSGDIYPLVGKSLHRNLCPDIYLPSEARCEDKGIIALR